In Epilithonimonas zeae, a single window of DNA contains:
- a CDS encoding alpha-1,2-fucosyltransferase, whose protein sequence is MLICLSILGGGRGNDLFQFMHADAFCRRNDVTFYSPTFTEKYCKDFPNLPESPKTPYIVKKFLYNRYYRKLNPNCIIGFNDEREIPKYRELVKKDYLVNFCYGWFFNNDLYREEDIRHYQKLFEPKVDKDTLRQKYLQHNTDEKIIIIHIRRGDYKDFMEGKFFFDDDLYIKKIKEFLKSLPKENYKFLICTNDENFDLERYIQEFGNVIQSKEGPIEDQYLMSQAHYLLGAPSTFSQWASVMGEVPYYHIYDPEETITKDKIINEIGGYKYKTK, encoded by the coding sequence ATGTTGATTTGTCTTTCTATATTAGGTGGTGGTCGTGGAAATGATCTTTTCCAGTTTATGCACGCAGATGCGTTTTGCAGAAGAAATGATGTGACTTTTTATTCTCCGACTTTCACAGAGAAATATTGTAAGGATTTTCCAAATCTTCCAGAATCCCCAAAAACGCCTTATATAGTTAAGAAATTTTTATATAATCGATATTACAGAAAACTTAATCCAAATTGTATTATCGGCTTTAATGACGAAAGAGAGATTCCAAAATATAGAGAGCTAGTAAAAAAAGATTATTTGGTCAATTTCTGCTACGGTTGGTTTTTTAATAATGATCTTTACAGAGAAGAAGATATCAGACATTATCAAAAACTGTTTGAACCAAAAGTTGATAAAGATACTTTGAGGCAAAAATATCTTCAGCATAATACTGATGAAAAAATCATCATTATTCATATCAGGAGAGGCGATTATAAAGACTTTATGGAAGGAAAATTTTTCTTTGATGATGATCTTTACATTAAGAAAATAAAAGAATTTCTAAAATCCCTCCCGAAAGAAAATTATAAATTTCTGATTTGTACCAATGATGAAAATTTTGATTTGGAGCGATATATACAAGAATTTGGAAATGTAATTCAGTCCAAAGAAGGACCAATCGAAGATCAATACCTAATGTCTCAGGCACATTATCTTTTAGGTGCACCTTCAACATTTTCTCAATGGGCAAGTGTAATGGGTGAAGTTCCTTATTATCACATCTATGATCCGGAAGAAACGATTACGAAAGACAAAATAATTAACGAAATAGGAGGTTACAAATACAAAACAAAATAG
- a CDS encoding DegT/DnrJ/EryC1/StrS family aminotransferase — protein MIPVTKPFLPPQQVYQYYLEGIWKRQWLTNMGPLANDLELKLKEFLKVSHLLFVTNGTVAIQMAIKALNLKGEIITTPFSFVATTSSIVWENCQPVFVDINQDSLNIDADKIEAAITDKTSAILATHVYGNPCDVVKIEEIAKKNNLKVIYDAAHAFGVEINGKSIFEYGDISTCSLHATKLYHSIEGGLVITKNPELLKKLAYIRNFGFDGPENFAELGLNGKNSEFHAAMGLANLKYIDSIHKKRKEITERYDEKLHNLKAVRPVWHSDSENNFSYYPIVFESEELMLKIIEHLKLHEIYTRRYFYPSLANSLPYVKSESNLPITEDIAKRVLCLPLYVDLTLEEVDMISRLMLRIQNN, from the coding sequence ATGATTCCAGTAACGAAACCATTTTTACCGCCCCAACAAGTTTATCAATATTATTTGGAAGGGATTTGGAAAAGACAATGGCTTACCAATATGGGTCCGCTTGCCAATGACCTCGAACTGAAACTAAAGGAATTTTTGAAAGTCAGTCATTTACTATTTGTGACTAATGGAACAGTTGCTATACAAATGGCTATCAAAGCATTGAACCTGAAAGGAGAAATTATCACAACACCTTTTTCTTTTGTTGCGACTACAAGTTCTATTGTTTGGGAAAACTGCCAGCCTGTTTTTGTCGATATTAACCAAGATTCATTAAATATTGATGCGGATAAGATTGAAGCTGCAATTACTGATAAAACTTCAGCAATTTTAGCAACACACGTTTATGGAAATCCTTGCGATGTTGTGAAGATTGAGGAAATAGCAAAGAAAAATAACTTGAAAGTGATTTATGATGCGGCGCACGCTTTTGGAGTAGAAATCAATGGAAAATCTATTTTTGAATACGGCGATATTTCCACTTGTTCTCTTCATGCAACCAAACTTTACCACTCAATAGAAGGTGGATTAGTCATTACAAAAAATCCCGAGTTACTAAAAAAACTAGCATATATTAGAAATTTTGGATTTGACGGGCCTGAGAATTTTGCAGAACTTGGACTTAACGGAAAAAACTCAGAATTTCATGCTGCAATGGGATTGGCAAATTTGAAATACATTGACTCTATTCATAAAAAAAGAAAGGAAATTACAGAAAGATATGATGAAAAATTACATAATCTAAAAGCTGTAAGACCTGTTTGGCATTCTGATTCTGAAAATAATTTCTCTTACTACCCCATCGTTTTTGAGAGTGAAGAACTGATGTTGAAAATCATTGAACATCTTAAGCTCCATGAGATTTATACAAGACGATATTTTTATCCTTCGCTTGCCAATTCTTTACCTTATGTAAAATCTGAAAGCAATCTGCCAATTACAGAAGATATTGCAAAACGTGTGCTTTGTCTTCCGCTTTATGTCGATTTGACTTTGGAGGAAGTAGATATGATTTCTAGGTTGATGCTAAGAATTCAAAACAATTAA
- a CDS encoding glycosyltransferase family A protein — protein sequence MKTFLTIFTPTYNRAYILPKLYESLKTQTNKNFVWHIVDDGSSDETKMLVQNFQNEDQIEIQYFFQENMGKHFAVNQGLKKTETEFFCVIDSDDYLAENAVEEMESLSHKIKKNDQIAGFTFIRFSEKINYDKAKYGKNEWISSRRINYEWEFPGEMIFCIKTNVHQQFYFPEFEGEKFCPESLILRRIERQFKILVTDKVLAFGDYLEDGLMNNYYQLLLKSPKSSLLNIKERFQDEISPEEKSNLVKTYWDIASKTKQPFFTKFFGINPFLILNFLINKKLKHQ from the coding sequence ATGAAAACGTTTTTAACCATTTTTACTCCTACTTATAACAGAGCTTATATTCTTCCAAAATTATATGAAAGTTTAAAGACTCAGACCAATAAAAATTTTGTTTGGCACATTGTAGATGATGGTTCTTCCGATGAAACAAAAATGTTGGTACAAAATTTCCAAAATGAAGATCAGATAGAGATACAATATTTTTTTCAGGAAAATATGGGGAAACATTTTGCAGTTAATCAGGGGCTGAAAAAAACAGAAACTGAATTTTTCTGCGTTATTGATAGTGATGATTATTTAGCTGAAAATGCGGTTGAAGAGATGGAATCACTTTCTCATAAAATAAAAAAAAATGATCAAATTGCTGGCTTTACTTTCATAAGGTTTTCTGAAAAAATAAATTATGATAAAGCAAAATATGGAAAGAATGAGTGGATCTCTTCTAGGAGAATAAATTATGAATGGGAATTTCCTGGTGAAATGATATTTTGCATCAAAACAAATGTTCACCAACAATTCTATTTCCCCGAATTTGAAGGTGAAAAGTTCTGCCCAGAATCATTAATTCTCAGGAGAATAGAAAGGCAATTTAAAATATTAGTAACAGATAAAGTTCTGGCTTTTGGTGATTATCTTGAAGATGGCTTAATGAACAACTACTATCAACTTCTTCTGAAAAGCCCCAAAAGTTCTCTACTGAATATCAAAGAACGTTTTCAAGATGAAATATCTCCAGAAGAAAAGTCCAATCTTGTAAAAACCTACTGGGATATTGCCTCAAAAACCAAGCAGCCATTTTTCACGAAGTTTTTTGGTATCAATCCTTTTCTTATTTTAAATTTTCTGATCAATAAAAAGCTAAAACATCAATGA
- a CDS encoding glycosyltransferase family 2 protein, with the protein MQNQPLISIITVAYNNKSGLEETIKSIISQTWKDFEFVIIDGNSNDGSKELLESYSSQINFWISEPDKGIYNAMNKGITNSKGDYLIFMNSGDRFSSTEILEKIVPHFNNEDIIYGNAYYELENRKKYEYRIPSRITVGSLLKEPICHQSAFFKKELFEKYGMYDEGNRIASDWTFMMDIFIHHNISQKYINEFISIFEKTGISNTNTDLSFSEQKKYLAENVSEEIQNMAKYFDEYSKFYNGKPGTMLRNFKDKIYNLIYRKRNYERKYID; encoded by the coding sequence ATGCAAAATCAACCTCTGATTTCTATCATAACTGTAGCTTATAACAACAAATCTGGTTTGGAAGAAACGATTAAAAGTATCATTTCGCAAACCTGGAAAGATTTTGAATTTGTTATAATTGATGGTAATTCTAATGATGGAAGCAAAGAATTATTAGAGTCGTATTCGTCTCAAATTAATTTCTGGATCAGCGAACCTGACAAAGGAATTTATAACGCAATGAACAAAGGAATTACCAACTCAAAAGGAGATTATTTGATTTTTATGAATAGTGGTGACCGTTTTTCTTCAACGGAAATTTTAGAAAAAATAGTACCTCATTTTAATAACGAAGATATTATTTACGGAAATGCTTATTATGAGCTGGAAAACCGTAAAAAATATGAATATAGAATACCGTCCCGAATAACTGTTGGGTCACTCTTGAAAGAACCAATCTGCCATCAGTCGGCTTTTTTCAAAAAAGAACTTTTCGAAAAATATGGGATGTATGATGAGGGTAATAGAATTGCTTCTGACTGGACTTTTATGATGGATATTTTTATTCATCATAATATTTCTCAAAAGTATATTAACGAGTTTATAAGTATCTTCGAAAAAACTGGAATCAGCAATACCAATACGGATTTGAGTTTCAGTGAGCAGAAAAAATATCTGGCCGAAAATGTTTCTGAGGAAATCCAGAATATGGCAAAATATTTTGATGAATACTCTAAATTCTACAACGGAAAACCAGGAACAATGCTGAGAAATTTCAAAGACAAAATCTACAATTTGATTTATCGCAAAAGAAATTACGAGAGAAAATATATCGATTAG
- a CDS encoding acetyltransferase → MLIVGAKGFAKEVLEIFHQKDETENLHFYDDVSSDIPDFLYNQFKVLKSEQEAKELFEKTSTEFVIGIGNPQLRYQLTEKFQNLGGTLISSISNFAEIGSFGVEIGDGSNILGGVRISNDVQIGRGTIVYYNSIITHDVTIGEFCEISPGATLLGRCKIGKFVKIGAGAIIFPDVEIGDYSVIASGAVVRNNVPENSMAAGVPAKIKKSVES, encoded by the coding sequence ATGTTGATTGTAGGAGCAAAAGGTTTCGCCAAAGAAGTTTTGGAGATTTTTCATCAAAAAGATGAAACAGAAAACTTACATTTCTATGATGATGTATCCTCGGATATTCCTGATTTTCTTTACAATCAATTTAAAGTTTTGAAAAGCGAACAAGAAGCTAAAGAACTTTTTGAAAAAACCTCAACTGAATTTGTTATAGGAATTGGAAATCCCCAATTACGATATCAACTGACTGAAAAATTCCAAAATCTTGGCGGAACATTGATATCATCTATTAGTAATTTTGCAGAAATAGGAAGCTTCGGTGTTGAAATTGGAGATGGTTCTAATATTTTAGGAGGTGTAAGAATTTCCAATGATGTACAAATTGGAAGAGGAACCATTGTTTACTATAATTCTATCATTACTCACGATGTGACGATTGGAGAGTTTTGTGAAATTTCTCCTGGCGCAACTTTGTTAGGGAGATGTAAAATTGGAAAGTTTGTAAAAATTGGAGCTGGCGCTATTATTTTTCCTGATGTGGAGATTGGAGATTATTCGGTTATAGCTTCCGGAGCGGTTGTCAGAAATAACGTTCCGGAAAATTCGATGGCTGCCGGGGTACCTGCAAAAATTAAAAAGAGTGTTGAAAGTTAG
- a CDS encoding glycosyltransferase family 2 protein, translating to MKKISIVIPVYNAEDYILRCLDSIKNQSYKNFEIILVNDRSSDNTLDVLNRYKLINNDLDVKIFTNEKNSGPSISRNLGIEMSTGEYLFFIDADDDLVDSTALESLINKTYDKPDIVMGGNNFFVDGKLTVSNYHTLKNKKETYINNEILNGFFSTEWASVVWNKLYDIQFVKKNHLRFAERLLHEDELWVFQASALAQKVNFVNKKTYNYYYSNKGSITANVGIKNLNDYKAILKEKLKFSEEYDLYDINNQTQNYVKNFAKRILLAKVALLDYKTFRSFYSDLKEDFKNYFPAKEEFSLNSLLAYYLYKMKFDKDFFLYGKFPKYINPLLKI from the coding sequence ATGAAAAAAATATCTATTGTTATTCCTGTCTACAACGCTGAAGATTATATTCTTAGATGTCTGGATTCTATTAAAAATCAGAGCTACAAAAATTTTGAAATTATTCTTGTTAATGACAGAAGTTCTGATAATACATTAGATGTTTTGAATCGTTATAAGCTTATAAACAACGATTTAGATGTAAAAATATTTACAAATGAGAAAAACTCAGGTCCCAGTATTAGCAGAAATTTGGGAATCGAAATGTCAACAGGAGAATACCTGTTTTTTATAGATGCTGATGATGATTTGGTAGATTCTACCGCATTAGAAAGTCTTATTAATAAAACATACGATAAACCCGATATTGTAATGGGGGGAAATAATTTTTTTGTAGATGGTAAGTTGACAGTTAGCAACTATCACACGCTTAAAAATAAAAAAGAAACTTATATAAATAATGAAATTCTAAATGGTTTTTTCTCAACAGAATGGGCTTCTGTTGTTTGGAACAAATTATATGATATTCAGTTTGTAAAAAAAAACCATCTGAGATTTGCGGAAAGATTACTCCATGAGGACGAGTTATGGGTTTTTCAGGCATCTGCACTTGCGCAAAAAGTCAATTTTGTAAATAAAAAGACTTACAATTATTATTATTCTAATAAAGGTTCTATTACTGCAAATGTTGGTATCAAAAACCTGAATGATTATAAAGCAATTTTAAAAGAAAAACTAAAATTTTCCGAGGAGTACGATTTATATGATATTAATAATCAAACACAAAATTATGTCAAGAATTTTGCAAAAAGAATTTTATTAGCAAAAGTAGCATTGCTGGATTATAAAACCTTCCGAAGTTTTTATTCCGATCTTAAAGAAGATTTCAAAAACTATTTTCCTGCAAAAGAAGAGTTTAGTTTAAATTCTTTATTGGCATACTATCTTTATAAAATGAAGTTTGATAAGGACTTCTTCTTGTATGGTAAATTTCCAAAATATATCAATCCGCTTTTGAAAATCTAA
- the fcl gene encoding GDP-L-fucose synthase, producing the protein MKKNSKIYVAGHRGLVGSAILRALEKQGFTNIITRTSNEVDLRDYNQTADFFAQEKPEYVFLAAAKVGGIQANNTYRAEFLYENMMIQNNVIHQAHTNDVKKLLFLGSSCIYPKMAPQPLKEDSLLTGTLEPTNEPYAIAKIAGIKMCDAYRSQYNSNFISAMPTNMYGPNDNYDLNNSHVLPALLRKFHEAKEQNHPEVVVWGTGTPLREFLHSDDLAEACIFLMQNYNDFGHVNVGIGEDISIKDLALLVKKIVGYEGSLVWDTSKPDGTPRKLMDVTKINDMGWKAKIELEEGIRDVYEKKFKN; encoded by the coding sequence ATGAAAAAGAATTCCAAAATATATGTTGCCGGTCATCGCGGACTAGTAGGAAGTGCAATTCTAAGAGCATTGGAAAAGCAGGGCTTTACGAATATTATCACAAGAACTTCCAATGAAGTTGATTTGAGAGATTATAACCAAACTGCAGATTTTTTTGCACAGGAAAAACCGGAATATGTATTCTTAGCAGCAGCAAAAGTTGGTGGAATCCAAGCTAATAACACATACAGAGCAGAGTTTCTTTATGAAAATATGATGATCCAGAACAATGTGATTCATCAGGCTCACACCAACGATGTTAAAAAGCTTTTGTTCTTAGGTTCAAGCTGTATTTATCCAAAAATGGCTCCTCAACCTTTGAAGGAAGATTCTTTATTAACTGGAACTTTGGAACCAACCAATGAACCATACGCTATTGCCAAAATTGCGGGAATCAAAATGTGTGATGCTTACAGAAGTCAGTACAATTCTAATTTCATTTCGGCAATGCCAACCAATATGTATGGGCCCAATGACAATTATGATTTGAATAATTCTCACGTTTTGCCTGCTTTGTTAAGAAAATTCCACGAAGCTAAAGAACAAAATCATCCGGAAGTTGTAGTCTGGGGAACAGGTACACCACTTCGTGAGTTTTTACATTCCGATGATCTTGCGGAAGCATGTATCTTTCTGATGCAGAATTATAATGATTTTGGACACGTTAACGTGGGTATAGGCGAAGACATCAGCATTAAGGATTTAGCTTTATTGGTAAAGAAAATTGTTGGTTACGAAGGCAGTCTTGTTTGGGACACTTCAAAACCGGACGGAACACCTAGAAAATTGATGGATGTTACAAAAATCAATGATATGGGTTGGAAAGCAAAAATAGAATTGGAAGAAGGTATTAGAGATGTTTATGAGAAAAAATTTAAAAACTAA
- the gmd gene encoding GDP-mannose 4,6-dehydratase, translating to MKTALITGVTGQDGSYLAELLLEKGYKVHGIKRRASSFNTQRIDHLYVDQHENHVNFKLHYGDLTDSTNIIRIIQEVQPDEIYNLGAMSHVKVSFDSPEYVANVDGIGTLRILEAVRILGLEKKTRIYQASTSELYGGLEENKNAAGFYDENSPFYPRSPYGVAKIYGFWITKNYREAYNMYACNGILFNHESPRRGETFVTRKITMATAAIAKRKQEVLYLGNLDAQRDWGHAKDYVEAMWRILQQDVAEDYVIATGKTTYVRDFVRMAFAEAGIELTFEGKNENEVAKVAKCNNPEYQLEIGKTVVKIDPQYYRPTEVDLLIGDPTKSKTKLGWEPKYDLASLVKEMMQEDLKIM from the coding sequence ATGAAAACGGCATTAATAACAGGCGTAACAGGGCAAGATGGTTCTTATTTGGCAGAACTACTTTTAGAAAAAGGCTATAAAGTTCACGGAATCAAAAGAAGAGCATCTTCATTCAATACTCAGAGAATCGATCATCTTTATGTAGATCAGCACGAAAATCATGTGAATTTCAAATTACATTACGGCGATTTGACAGATTCTACAAACATCATTAGAATCATCCAAGAAGTTCAGCCAGACGAGATCTATAATCTTGGTGCAATGTCGCACGTGAAAGTATCATTTGACTCTCCGGAATATGTGGCCAATGTAGATGGAATAGGAACTTTGAGAATTCTGGAAGCTGTTCGTATCCTTGGTTTGGAAAAGAAAACCAGAATCTATCAGGCTTCAACATCAGAACTTTATGGTGGTTTGGAAGAAAATAAAAATGCTGCTGGTTTTTATGATGAGAATTCGCCTTTCTATCCAAGATCTCCTTACGGTGTAGCGAAAATCTACGGATTTTGGATTACTAAAAATTATCGTGAAGCCTATAATATGTATGCTTGCAACGGAATACTTTTCAATCACGAGTCTCCAAGAAGAGGAGAAACTTTTGTAACTAGAAAAATAACGATGGCAACCGCAGCAATCGCAAAAAGAAAACAGGAAGTTCTTTATCTTGGAAATCTTGATGCACAAAGAGATTGGGGGCACGCCAAAGATTATGTTGAAGCGATGTGGAGAATTCTGCAGCAGGATGTAGCAGAAGATTATGTAATTGCAACAGGAAAAACGACTTACGTAAGAGATTTTGTAAGAATGGCTTTTGCAGAAGCAGGAATAGAATTAACATTTGAAGGAAAGAATGAAAATGAAGTGGCAAAAGTGGCAAAATGTAACAATCCGGAATATCAATTAGAAATTGGTAAAACTGTTGTGAAAATTGATCCTCAATATTACAGACCCACAGAAGTTGATTTATTAATTGGAGATCCTACAAAATCAAAAACAAAACTTGGCTGGGAACCAAAATATGATCTTGCCAGTCTTGTAAAAGAAATGATGCAGGAAGATTTGAAAATAATGTAA